The Thalassotalea nanhaiensis genome has a window encoding:
- a CDS encoding 2Fe-2S iron-sulfur cluster-binding protein: MTKITFIQNNGLEKTVIAENNLSLMVAAVENEISGIPAVCNGCCSCGTCLVHVDETYIDKLSTKYVGEEQVLSKLKNSNANSRLACQIIVSDKLDGMIIKVGN; the protein is encoded by the coding sequence ATGACTAAAATTACATTTATTCAAAATAACGGCTTAGAGAAAACCGTAATTGCAGAAAATAACTTAAGCCTTATGGTTGCCGCCGTGGAAAATGAAATTTCAGGCATTCCTGCTGTTTGTAACGGCTGTTGTAGTTGTGGCACCTGTTTAGTTCATGTCGATGAAACCTATATCGATAAATTATCCACTAAATATGTTGGCGAAGAACAGGTGCTTAGTAAGTTAAAAAATAGCAATGCTAATTCACGACTGGCTTGCCAAATAATCGTCAGTGATAAACTTGATGGCATGATCATTAAAGTAGGAAATTAG